One Astyanax mexicanus isolate ESR-SI-001 chromosome 3, AstMex3_surface, whole genome shotgun sequence genomic region harbors:
- the tnfa gene encoding tumor necrosis factor a (TNF superfamily, member 2) has protein sequence MTSQNQVILDVDPAQVIVSRTKASTAWSSRWKLCMALLAIAVCAAGAVFFTFNKTNNKPDSTDDIRHTLRQVSNSATGAIHLSGHYNPNVSNTSVEWTDSEDQSFSSGGLVLKNNEIHIPHNGLYFVYSQASYRVNCNLKTGESEDESAVHLSHMVSRWSNSYPKYQPLLSTVRTACRKIHSSEDSGEQWFSAVYVGAIFKLEAGDRLCTDMDSKMLPEVETESGKTFFGVFSL, from the exons ATGACCAGTCAAAATCAAGTCATTTTAGATGTGGACCCAGCCCAGGTGATTGTCAGCAGAACAAAGGCTTCTACAGCATGGTCGAGCAGATGGAAGCTGTGTATGGCTCTTCTGGCTATAGCTGTGTGCGCTGCTGGTGCTGTCTTCTTTACCTTCAACAAG acCAATAACAAGCCAGACAGTACTGATG ATATCAGACACACACTAAGGCAAGTGTCCAACAGTGCAACAGGTGCCATTCACTTGTCAG GTCACTACAACCCAAATGTGTCCAACACATCTGTGGAGTGGACGGATAGCGAGGACCAGTCGTTCAGCAGTGGAGGCCTGGTGCTAAAGAACAACGAAATCCACATCCCACACAATGGCCTTTACTTCGTCTACAGCCAAGCGTCCTACAGGGTCAACTGCAACTTGAAGACAGGTGAAAGCGAAGATGAGTCGGCTGTGCACCTGAGTCACATGGTGTCCCGCTGGTCCAACTCATACCCCAAATACCAGCCTCTGCTGAGCACCGTGAGAACAGCCTGCAGGAAAATCCACTCCAGTGAAGACTCCGGGGAGCAGTGGTTCAGCGCCGTCTACGTTGGAGCCATCTTTAAGCTGGAGGCTGGAGACCGACTCTGCACAGACATGGACTCCAAAATGCTGCCAGAAGTGGAGACTGAGAGTGGGAAGACATTTTTTGGCGTGTTTTCTTTGTGA